One part of the Fusobacterium pseudoperiodonticum genome encodes these proteins:
- a CDS encoding F390 synthetase-related protein: MNKILKIISTFVKVRYFSKWTSRDKLLKYQDEQVEKHFKFLKENSPYFKTHQITDDFTMNKAFMMENFNELNTLGVKKDEAMEIALNSEKTRNFSQKYKDISVGLSSGTSGHRGMFITTPEEQGTWAGTILAKMLPKNDIFGHKIAFFLRADNDLYKAINSFLISLEYFDTFKDIDEHVERLNKYLPTMIVAPPSLLLVLAKKIEEGKLKVSPKRLISVAEILEKADEEYIKKQFNLKIIHQIYQATEGFLACTCEYGHLHLNEDLIKFEKQYIDEKRFYPIITDFRRTSQPFIKYYLNDILVENTEPCECGSVLQRIEKIEGRSDDIFKFTNKFGKEIVVFPDFIRRTILFVENIREYQVFQINDKLLEVAILNISDEQKELVKNEFNKLFTSLNIENIEIKFINYEIDKTKKLKRIVRKVEK; the protein is encoded by the coding sequence ATGAATAAAATATTGAAAATTATATCTACTTTTGTAAAAGTTAGATACTTTTCTAAGTGGACTTCAAGAGATAAACTTTTAAAATATCAAGATGAACAAGTTGAAAAACATTTTAAATTTTTAAAAGAAAATTCACCATATTTTAAAACTCATCAAATCACAGATGACTTCACTATGAATAAAGCATTCATGATGGAAAATTTTAATGAACTTAACACCTTAGGTGTAAAAAAAGATGAAGCTATGGAAATTGCTTTAAACAGTGAAAAAACTAGAAATTTTAGTCAAAAATACAAGGATATTTCAGTAGGCTTATCATCAGGTACATCTGGTCATAGAGGAATGTTTATAACAACTCCTGAAGAACAAGGTACATGGGCAGGAACAATTCTTGCTAAGATGCTACCTAAAAATGATATCTTCGGACATAAGATAGCATTTTTCCTAAGAGCAGATAATGATTTATATAAAGCTATAAATTCATTTTTAATAAGTTTAGAGTATTTCGATACTTTTAAAGATATAGATGAGCATGTTGAAAGATTAAATAAATATCTTCCAACTATGATAGTTGCTCCTCCTTCATTACTTTTAGTTCTTGCTAAAAAAATTGAAGAAGGAAAATTAAAAGTTTCTCCAAAAAGACTTATCTCAGTTGCAGAGATTTTGGAGAAAGCTGACGAAGAATATATAAAGAAACAATTTAATTTAAAAATAATACATCAAATTTATCAAGCTACTGAAGGTTTCTTAGCTTGTACTTGTGAATATGGACATCTACATCTCAATGAAGATTTAATAAAATTTGAAAAACAGTATATAGATGAAAAGAGATTTTATCCAATAATCACCGATTTTAGAAGAACTAGTCAACCTTTTATAAAATATTATCTAAATGATATCTTAGTTGAAAATACTGAGCCTTGTGAATGTGGTTCAGTTCTACAGAGAATAGAAAAGATAGAAGGACGTTCAGATGATATTTTCAAATTTACTAATAAGTTTGGAAAAGAAATTGTAGTCTTTCCCGACTTTATTAGAAGAACTATACTTTTTGTTGAAAATATAAGAGAATATCAAGTTTTTCAAATCAATGATAAATTATTAGAAGTCGCTATTTTAAATATTAGTGATGAACAAAAAGAATTAGTAAAAAATGAATTTAATAAGTTATTTACTTCATTAAATATTGAAAATATAGAAATAAAATTTATAAATTATGAGATAGATAAAACTAAAAAACTAAAAAGAATAGTTAGGAAGGTAGAAAAATGA